The genomic interval TCGACAGACGGTCAATACGCTGACTCTCGCCAACCAGTACACCGAGCACGACCCAGAGCGGTACGAGAAGTGTCAACCTATCGAATGGGCGGAAAAAGATACTGGCAGAAAATCCCACGACACCGGCTATCAGGCCGACATATAACAGTTTGTCTTCCACGGTACGGAGTAACGCTCGCCCGTGACGAAGCGCCAGTAACAATGAGCAGAGGTACAGAACAACACCAACGAGACCAGTCCAGACGAGGAGCGTCAGATACGCGTTGTGTAACCGCATCGTTACCTCCGGGACGTACTTCCAGTTGGCAGCACCGATACCGGTTAGCACGTGTGGTCTAACGATCAAGAGTCCCTGAACGGTCTGTTCTAACCTCGGTAGCAATGACGACGCATCGAAGAAGGGTATCGATATTACGCCGAGAGCCTCAACGAGCGATTCAACCCGTCCAGCACTGAGTTCCGGCCCGGACCGCTGTTGGCCCGACACCGACGACGGATACAGGGTGATAGCGACCAACACCACGAAGAGTAGAAGCCGACCGAATTTCGCGTACAGGGAGCTGGGACGCAATGGACCGTTCGAGATCGGAAGTCCTTGACGACGAATCGTTGTGTACAGTACCACCGTCACCACCGTCGCCAGACCGACCAGCAACCCCCCACGGTTCGCGTCGAATCCCTGGAGACGGACAACAGTCGCACAGAGTACTGCTGCAAGGCCAGCAGCGAGCGCCCGACTTCGCCGGGCTTGTAAGCTCCAACCGACCAGCACACACACGACAAGTACGAGAACAGTGCCCAACTCCCAGCGTGCGAAGCCGCTTACGTACGTGCCGATTGCGAGTCCTGACATTGGTCCCAGTCCAATCGTCGCCGTCACGACCGGACTTCCCTCGCCTAGCTGCGTGTATCCGAACCCGCTCTGTGTAACGAACTGGACGAGACCGATGATTGTGTGACCGATCCCAGCCAGGCAGAGCGTCATGATTACCGATCGTCCGTACAGCAGTTCGTTCGCGACCACCCGCCGGACTTTTTCGAACGATATTAGCGCACACAGATAAAAAAGTGCGCCGAACACGACAGCATCAGGTCTAGCGGGATCGATCGCGAGCCCGGCGATCAGGATCCACAGGACAAATACACCCAGGAGTTTTCCAGGCATCGGCATTCCAGCCTCTCTTAATCGGTTGCGTGTCACGGTCGCGACCGTGATCACCACCAACGGAAAGTACACTAGGTGAATCTCGGCCCCGAGGTCGCCGACCACACCGAAAACCGCCCGGTCGGTGAGAGGGATATTAGCTCCGAACGTCGCAGTGACGACTACAGCCAGAAGCGCGCCGCGAGTGACCTCCCGAAGTATGATCAACGACGCACCGTATCCTACACCGACCATGACGACACCGACGACGAGTGGGACATCGAAGAGTGCGTACAACAACGGAGTCACGAACGTGAGACCCACCACGAGCGATACCGAGAGTACCGCCGAAATCTTGTGGCTGCCCCACTTGTGCTGGATACGTGGTAGTTTCTGGTCACACTGTTCGAATAGTCGAGTACTCATCCCTATAGCCGTGCGATGCTCCGTTCAGATTCGGTTCCCGACGCGGTTACTGTCCTTCTCAAGGTGTCCTCGTACTGGTCCCAAGTCTGTTCATGATCAAAGACATTTGACAAGCGTCGTCTGCCGGCGTTGCTGAACGACTGCCAGCGAGTCTCGTCACTGAGCAGTCGGGCGATTCGGTCCGCGAAGGCCTCACCGTCGCCCTGGGGGACCACGTACCCGGTCTCGCCGTCGATAACGACCTCTGCATTCCCACCAGCGTCGGAGACAACGGTGGGCGTTCCACAGGCCATCGCTTCGAGGACAACGTGTGGAAGGCCCTCGTAAGTCGAGTTGAGAGCGAAGACGCGACTCCGGCTGACCAACTCAAGGACGGACTCGTGCGACAACCGGCCGTGCAACGTGTAGGCGTCACTCGGGAGCGTTCGCTCCGCGTACGATGCTATCTGGCCACGAGCAGGCCCATCACCGACGATATCCAACTGTGCTTCTGGAAACTGCTCACGGAGTCTAGCCGTGGCGTCAAGCAGTCCCTCGACGCCTTTCCAGTCCACCAGCCGACAGACAGTGATGAGCCGGAAGTCGGCTCTGTCCTCCGATTTCGGTGCAATGGACGGGTCGATAGCGTTGTACACGGTTACGATTCGGCTTTGTGGAATTCCCCAGGAAGCTACCAGATCAGCGAGATATTCGCTCGGAACGATAACCCGGTCAGCGAGACGAGTTTGGGCTGTTCTGAGGAGACGGATCGCTTCGATTCGTGGGCTGTACCGGTTATGGTTGAATGTCTCGATGTCGTCGTGCAGATCGTATCGGACAGTAGCCCTCTCCCACGCCATGTCACCCACAACTTTGACTACGAACGGGGTACCGGTGAGTTCGGTAGCAATAGCGGACTGCCAATCAAAGGCGTTAGAGAACAGTAGATCGGGATCTCGGCGGCGGATTTCTCCGATCAGAGTTCGAATCTGTTTATAAAATCGAACGCCTTCCCAACCGTTCAGCGGTATCCGGACGACGTCGAATGGGAACTTCGCATCTGTCTCCGGCGCTGGATTCCCGTTCGTGACGACCGAAACCGTGTGTCCGCGGTTCGTAAAAGCCGTCGCGATTTCGGGTACAAACGTTGCCGGCCCTCCGGACTGTGGTGGAAAGATACCAGACGCGAAGAGGATCTCCATCAGTATGGTATCACCGACTGACGTATAAAAAACCTCTCACGGGTCCGGCTACGGCATATATCCCAGGTCTCTAAGTTGTGTCTCAACCTCTCGTCGGGGCGTACCCGGCCGGAATTCGGGGGCGTGACTTCCGGTGTCTGTCGCCTCCGTGATCACCCAAGGGACTTGCTTGACGTACGGTGATAGTTGGCCCGCAGTGTGGGCGTAGACACCGTACTCTCCGAAGGCCTCGCCGTGATCTGCACTGATAGCTACCCGTTCGGCCTCAAGGTTTTCCAACAGGAGTTCCACGGAGTCCAGAACCATCCGGAGGTTGTCCAGATATGCGTCCCAGACAATACGACGCGTCGTCTCGCCGCATCGTAACTGTTCAAACGGCGCAGACTCGTGTGGGTGAAGGGGCCGTCCCTCTTCACGTGGTCCGGCGATATACGGCGCGTGAGGTTGCGAATAGTGAATAATAAGCCTTCCAGCGTCGTAGTCGCGGCCAACCGTGATCGCTCGGTCAGTCACGTGTTCCGGGAGCATGTGTTTGAACCGAGTCTCCGGTTGATACTCCCAGGCGTGGTCGAGTAGTAGAAACTCCTCCGCAGGAACGACCTGCCACGCGACCGGTATCCGCTCTGCGGGGAACCTCCGTTGTTCTATGACCCGCTTGCTGAACGCGTTGGCAGAGACATATGCGGTATCACGGATCTCTCGGACGAATTCTGTACGAAAAGTATTGGCAATCCATTCCGGGGAAGTGCTACCGACCGAGGTAATAACACCGATATCGCCGAGGAAGTCGTACTCGTCGGCAACCGCTCTCAGAGCATCAACCCGACAGGTATCGAGAATCAAGAGCGCGTCCCAGTCGCGGTTGTAGACGTTCGTCCCGACAGGAAATCGTGAGGTAACGGTCATCCAAGCGGCGAGGTAAGCACGGTACGCTGCCCGTATCACTTGGTGTCGTTTCGTGCCCGTAGCAGCCATGACAAGTAGAGTCGAGTACCAGCCACTGAATGTGTTGCGGTGTCCCAGGCGAAGCGGTTATGAAAATTCGACGTTAGAATAGGTGTATTCTTTGATGTTTCCGGGCGGGGAGAGTATACGCGGATTTACGTGGTCCGACTCCTTCGAGAACCCCCATCCTCGGTCCGTCTCCGCGAACACTTATATATAAACCAAACGTACCGGCGTTTTATGTGCGACGAGGGCCTGAAGGTTTTGCACGTCATCACGGGCATCAATGTCGGAGGCGCCGAGAACCATCTCCTGTCGCTGTGCAGAGGACTGACCAGCCGTGGGATTGACGTCTCTGTCGCATATCTTCGTGCTGACGATGACGAACTCACTAGTAAGTTTCGTGAGGCCGGTTGTAGCGTCATCTCGGTGAACATGAGACACGACGCGGACCCTGCGGCGCTGGCACGATTAGTCAAACACGCTCGCGGTGCCGTGTACGACATCGTTCATGGCCATCTCTTCCACGGGACAGTGTACGGTTCGGTGGCAGCAGTCGCCTGTGGCTCGGAGTTTATCGTCTCGAAACACAACGACCACCCGTTCTGGGCAGACCAACCGGTCAAGACGGTTCACGAACTCGCCCTCAAGCCAGTAGACCGCGTTATCTGTCTCTCCGATTATGTCCGGGAGTATCTTCTGGAGACAACTCAAGTAGACCCGGGCCTGGTAGAGACTGTCCATTACGGCCTTGACCCGACGCGATTCGACGAAGTGTCCGCCTCCGCCAGGCGACAGATCCATCGAGAGTTCGACACCGAGGAGGGGTTTCTCGTCGGAACGATCGGTCGACTCACGGAACAGAAGAATCTCGGCATTCTACTCCGATCCTTCCAGGAGGTCGTAGGTGAACATCCCACGGCCAAGTTAGCTGTCGTGGGCCGAGGTGAGGAAGAAGAACAACTCAAGGCTCTTGCGACCAAACTCGGTATCGACGACCACATCATCTTCACGGGCTTCCGAGAGGACATACCGGAATTGATGCATGCATTCGATGTCTTCGTGCTCCCGTCTCGCTGGGAAGGATTTGGTGTCGTCTTCCTTGAGGCGATGGCCGCACGGACCCCCGTCGTGGCCTCGGACACAAGCGCGATTCCGGAGGTCATCGGTACTGGTGAGGGTACTGCGGGTGTCCTAGTCGATTCCGATGACACTGGCGCGTTCGCCGACACGATCAACAGACTGCTGTCCGATGCAGAGTACCGGGCCGAACTGGGAGACTCTGGTCGTGAACGACTTGAATCACGATTCTCTGTTCCACAGATGGTTGAGCAGATAGCTACCATCTACAGTGCCTGCACAGGGAAACAGAGGCCCTCCCGCGCGGGGCCCTGAGAAACAGGACGAAAGATGTGTGGAATCGCAGGTGGGTTCGACCCAACTTCCCCACCACCATACGATCTGCTCCAGGCCATGAGCGAGGCGCTCGAACATCGTGGGCCCGACGAGGAGGGGGTTTTTCGCGAAGGCCCCGTTGGCTTGGCACACCGTCGCCTCTCGATAGTCGATCCGGCCGGGGGCACACAGCCTATGGCCAATGAGGGCGGCGACGTCATTGTAGTGTTCAACGGAGAGATATACAATCACCGCTCCGTCCGAAACGAGTTATCGAACCGGCACGAATTCCGGAGCGACGCTGACACCGAGGTTATCCTCCACGCATACGAGGAGTACGGTCTTGAGATGGTAACGAAGTTGAAAGGGATGTTCGCGTTCGCAATCTGGGACGCTAAGACGGAGCGTCTCGTCCTCGCACGCGACCCGGTAGGAATCAAGCCGCTGTATGTCACCACCGGCCCCAGGCCGTGGTTTGCATCGGAGTTATCCGCACTGCTTGAGGCAGGTATCGACCACGGGGGGCTCGACCGAACAGCCATCGGGCAGTACTTCGCCCTTGGATTCGTTCCTGCGCCACGGACCGTATTTCGGAACGTTCGGGCGGTCTCCCCGGGCGAAATGCACATCGTAGACGACAGCGGTCACGAACGAATGTCGTACTACGACTGGTCGGTCACCGCCAGAAATCCATCTTTCGAACGAGCAGCTGTAGAGTTGCGTGACAAGGTTGACAGATCAGTTCGCGGCCGATTAATGAGCGACGTACCGCTGGGAGCGTTTCTCAGTGGGGGTCTCGATTCTACTGTCATCGTCGGAACGCTCGCGGAGTTGTGCGAAGAGCCTGTACAAACCTACACAGTCGGGTTCGACGAGGCGCGTTTTGACGAGTCCGCTGCTGCTAAAATCGTCGCAGACTATCACGCGACGGATCATACAGAGTACACGGTCAGTCCGGCCGATCTCAAAGCCGCTGTCCCCTCGGTAGTAGGTCGACTTGGGCAACCCTTCGCTGACCAGTCTCTTATTCCAACGCACGTAGTGTCCCAGAAGTCGAGCCAGGATGTGACCGTCACGCTATCGGGAGACGGTGCGGACGAACTGTTTCTCGGGTACGATAAATATCGCGGAGAGTACTATTCGTCGTACTACCGGTCGCTACCGAAGCCACTTCGGAGCCTAATCGAAAACAGTCTATCGCGTGCTCCGCGGTCTCGAGGCGACCGTATCGGGGAGTTTGTCCGGAAAGCAGACAAGTTTACGCGCAGTGGGACAACGAATCCGGTAGACCGGCACTTCGAGTGGCTCCGTATCACTGACGAGCAATCGGCGACAGCGACGACAGTTGATCCGCTTCATGCTGGCCGGACGGCGATCAGAGAGTGGAACGATCGAGTTACTCCGTCTCTCCCGAGTGGCCGACGCGACTCACTCACGCAGATGCAGGCCATCGACACACGGGTCGCCCTCCCGGAACAACTTCTTCATAAAGTGGACCTTGCGAGTATGTACAACTCCCTGGAAGTCCGTGTCCCGTTTCTGTCCACCGACATCGTCAAGTACGCACTGTCGCTGCCGCGCCAACACAAAATGACGGCGCTCTCTCGGAAGCGCCTTCTCAGACAAGCCTTCGCCGACCGTATCCCCGACGAGATCGCCGACCGGCCCAAGCGAGGGTTCGATATGCCAGTCGGGGAGTGGTTTAAATCAGAGTTGGCTGACGAGTTTCAGGACACTCTTGGACGCATCGATAGCACCGTTCTTGACACAAGTGCTGTCCGTACAGTCTACGACGAGCACTGTAAGGGACAAGCCGAACATGGAAAGTTCCTCTGGAGCGTCTACGTTTACGCTCAATGGGAAGGACGACTCCGGGCGTCGGGTGTCATAGACTGAGTGTTTTCTCCCGAAACAGTCGTGTCAGCTTCCCTTGACGAGTCCTTGCAGGCGATTCGTTGTCGTTTCGACGGTCTCATTCCAGTCGTGGTGTGTCGAGACGTATTCGCGCCCGGACCGCCCCAGAGTATGCCGGACATTATCGTCTGCTAACTCCCGTATCGCCTCCGCGAACCCTCTCGGTTCTGCCTGATCAGGCTGACGTCCTCCGACGGCACAGAGTTGCTGCAATTGTGGCAACGGACTCGTCACGACCGGGACAGCCGAAGCGAGAGACTCCAAAACGGCCCGCGGGACTCCTTCAGACCGACTCGGTAGCAATAATAGGTCTGCAGCTCGGTACACAGCCGGCATCTCGTCGTAGGGAATCGCTCCGTGGAGCGAGACTCGTTCGGTAATCCCCTCTCTGTTAGCAACACGCTGGACAGTTTCCCTACCCGGTCCATCTCCGACAACAGCCAGTTCAGCATCGAGAGAAGAGTATTTCTCAAGGGCCGCGCTGAGGGCCTCAACTGCCAGGGCCGGTCGTTTTCCCTGTACGAGCCTCCCCACAAACAACAGCGTCAGATCCCGGTTGCCGATTTCGTCTCGGGCCGACCCGGATGGTGAAAAGCGGGACACGTCGATGCCGTTGTGAACGACGTCAATAGGTGATTTGACGCCGATATCCCTGAGCCGCTCCTTTTCAGCCGACGAATAGCAGAACACTGTATCCGCCTGATTAAACGTCCAGCGTCCGATCGAGTACAGGTACGTTCTAAATATCCACTCCGAGACGGACTGCGAGTAGAGCCCATGATTCGTCACCACCAACGGAGAGTCGCCGAATCTTCGCGTGAGTGCGGCCAAGTTTGTCGAAAAATACAGGTGGGAGTGTGCGTGGATCAGGTCGAACTCAGAGGAACTGCGTAGAAGATACCGTGCTACCGACGGTGAAATATCGTTGCTGGCGATAGACAGCCCTTTGGGCACCTCAACGACCTCGTAGCCGGACCGCTCTCTGATTCGGGATGTTCGCCTCGAAGTAGTTGTCAGCACCGTCACGTCGTGACCTGCGCTGGCCTGGTCACGGCTCATCGCATGCACGTGGTACTGCCCCCCGCCGACTGACTCCGGATATACTTTCTGAGCGACCCTGAGGATCCGCATACGTCTACTTTCGACATGTGTGAAAAAAACCGTGTCGCCTCAGATCCGTATGCGCCAGAATACCGACTCCGGACCCCATGCGGGGGTGAAAATGCGGTGTCAGCAGCCGAACTTCGTCGGAAACCTCACCGTTGAGATGTAATACAGCGGCCCTGAGCTGTTCTCACCAACGATAGCAAGCCCGGTGGACTTATTTTCCGTCGTTAATGATACCCATTCAATGATCGGTGGCTGGCGGTACCGCCTCGCCGGCGGGCTGGGAGCGGTGACGTTCACTGTCCTAGCACTAGCCCTCGCCTACCAGTCAGTAATACAGGACCTCATAGTTTTAGTCCCCTTCGTCGGCGACCTACCGATCCGATCGGCGACAGTGCAGGAATTCGCGTTCGAAGCACTGACGACGGCCACCATCGTCGCCGTCGCGTTCGCCCCGCTGTACAAGCCACAGCCGCGCCGACTGCTCGACACCTGGCTGTTCGCGGTTCGTCGGACGGCCATCGCCGTCCTCGCACTCGCAACGATAGGGTACTTCGACTACACGTACAAACTCCCCAGGCTGACCCTCATCACGGCTGGGGCGGTCCTCATGGCAACACTTCCAGCGTACTTCGTCGCGATCCGCCGACGGCCCGTCGATGGCGAAGAGCGCACCGTGATCGTCGGGAACGCCGCGGAGCGAATCCCGCGAATCAGTCGTGCAGCGGACGCGAACGTAGTCGGGTACGTCGCTCCGCAGGCCGTCAAGGACAGCGAGATCGGGATGATCGACGGTGGCCACGTGACATCGGTCGACATCCCCCGACTCGGTGGCCTCTCGCGACTCGAAGAGGTGTTGCTCTCACACAACGCCGACACGGCCGTCCTCTCCTTTGCTGGCGAAGATCGCTCGGAGCTGTTCGGTGCGCTGGCAGTCTGTCACGAGAACGGTGTGGAAGCACAGATCCACAGCGACTACGCCGACCCCGTCCTGACCAACGAGATAGACGGCGAACCGCTCGTCGATATCGATCTCGAACCGTGGGACCCACAAGATCAGGTCCTGAAACGGCTGTTCGACATCTGCTTTGCCGGTGTGGGTCTCGTAGTGCTCACGCCGATAATCGCCGTCATCGCCATCGCCATCAAACTCGAAGACGGCGGACCGATCCTCTACTGGCAAGAGCGGACCGCGGTGTTCGGCAAGACGTTCACCATCGCGAAGTTCCGAAGTATGGTCCCGAACGCCGAGAGCGAGTCCGGAGCGACGATCTCCGCGGAAGACGCTGGCGGGACCGACCCGCGTGTCACCCCGGTGGGAACGGTGCTGCGGACGAGCCACCTCGACGAGATTCCACAGCTCTGGTCGGTCCTACTGGGTGACATGTCCGTCGTCGGGCCACGCCCGGAACGACCGTCGCTGGATGCGGACATGGAATCGGCGGTCGAGGAGTGGCCAAACAGGTGGTTCGTCCGCCCGGGATTGACCGGACTGGCACAGATCAACGGCGTCACCGGAACGGACCCGGAACGGAAACTCCAGTACGATATCGAGTACATCCGCCAGCAGTCACTCTCGTTCGACGGGAAGATCGTCATCCGGCAACTCTATCAGGTGCTGACGGACGCCATCAGCCTTCTCCGGTCGGATGCCGCGGATACCCCGGACACCGGGGACGACGGCACGCCGAACCGGTAGTTCACTCGAAGGCCGCCTCGACCGCGTCCGTGACAGTTCGCTCAGCCTCCCAGCCCAGCCGTTCCCGAGCCGCACTGGTATCGACAGTGAACGACTCGACCAGCGTCTCGTCGTCGGCCCGCGGGTTCTCCACGAGCGTGACGGGAACGTCGACCCCCAATCGCTCGACTGCGGCTCCCTGGACGAGCCGGGCGACGGCCTCGACACTGGGGTCCTCGTCGCTCGCGAGTTCGAACTTCTCGACGCCGGTCACGCCGTCGGCCCGCTGTGCGAGCAGTCGTTCGGCGCTCCGGACGTAGGCGCGGGCGACATCCGTGACGTGGAGGAAGTTGCGCGACTGGCTGCCGGGTTCGTAGACCGTCAGTGGCTCGCCGGAGCGTGCCCGGTCGACGAAGAAGTTGACGACGGTCGGTTTCGACACCGTGGTTCCGTCGACCGCGTGGCGGCCGTAGACGTTCGAGATCATGTACTGGTGGGCCGGGAACGCGCCGGCGGCGAACTCGTCGATCGATCGCTCGCTGACGAGTTTCGTCCGGCCGTACCAGTTCACCGGATCCCGTGGATGATCGACGGTGATCGGGAACTGCTCGGGGTCGCCGACGACGGCCATCGAGAACGGGAAGACCAGCGCCGCGCCGGTCTGCCGGCAGAACCAGGCGACGTTGTCGGTCCCCTGGACGTTGACCTCGTAGGCCAGGTCGGGGTCGGCGTCGCAGTCGTCGACGCCCGAGATCGCAGCCAGGTGGAGGACGACGACCGCTCCCGAGAGGGCGTCTTCCAGCCGTCGACGGTCGCGGATGTCGACGTGGTCGATCCCGACATCGCCGACCGAACCGAGTCGCCCCTCGTAGAAGTTGTCGATGGCGGTGATCTCCCAGTCGGGATGACGGGCCTGGAGTTCGACGAGGACGCGGCTCCCGATGTAGCCGGCGGCGCCCGTCACGGCGATCCGTGGCGTCTCAGTGCGGGCCATCGGTGAACCTCCCGGCGAGATCGCGAACCCCCTCGCGAAGCGTCCAGCGGGGCTGGAAACCGGTCGAATCCAGTCGGTCGAAGTCGACGTGGTAGGACGGGCCGGGGTGTTCGTCTTCGAGGTAGGTAATCTCGACCGCGCCGACCGCCTCCTCGACGATTTCCGCGATCTCGGCGATCCGGTAGTTCTCGGCCGTGCTCCCGACGTTGTAGACGTGCTCGGACCAGTCGCCAGGGTGTAGTGCTGCGTGTTTGTAGGCGCGTGCGGCGTCGGCGACGTGGATGAAGGGCCGCCAGTTGTCGCCGTCGCCGTAGACGGTGAGCGGGCGGCCGGTCAGCGCCCGGAAGACGAAGTCGTTGACCACGAGATTGAACCGGATCCCGGGCGCGTACCCGAAGTTCGTCGCCAGTCGCAGGGCGACACCGTCCATCCCGAATGCCTCGCAGTACTCCGCAAGCAGCGTCTCGGCGTCGCGTTTGGTCTCGGCGTAGGGGTTGATCGGGTCGGGCGTGACCGTCTCGTCGACGTGCGTGCTGGTCGCTCGCCCGTAGACGTTACAGGAGGAGGCAAAGACCACGGTCTCGACGCCGAGTTTCCCGGCGGCCGTCAGGACGTTCTCGGTGCCGTCCTCGTTGACCGCGACCGTCTCCGCGCAGCGGTCGTGGGTACTCGCTGCGCCCGTGATCGCCGCGAGGTGGATCACCGTGTCCATCCCGCGGGTGGCGCTCTCGACATCGCCGTACTCGCGCACGTCGCCGTGTCGGACCGTGAGGGAGTCGTCGACAGCGCCAAGCAGCGCCCGCGGGGAGCCAGAGGCCAGGTTGTCGAGGACGACGACTTCGCCGACGCGGTCGTCGGCAACCAGTCGCGGGACGAGGGCGCTCCCGATGTAGCCACAGCCGCCCGTGACCAGCACGTCGGTCGTCATCCGTCGGCGAGGACCCCTGGCAGGAACCGGTCTTCGTAGGACTCTATGGTGTCGCTGTACCGGGTCAGCGTCTCGAAGATGTCACGAACGCCGTCCTCGAAGGTCTGGTCCTGCCCGCCGATGAGGTCGGCGTAGCGGTCGTTCTCGATCTCCATCTTGTGTGTCTCGTCCTCGTCACGCGGGTTCTCGAAGTGCTCGACGGCCACGTCGAGGTCGAACTCGCCCCCCACGTCGGCGATGGTCTCCGCGACTTCGACGATACTGATGGCGCGGGTGACCTGATTGTAGACGGTCAGCCCCTCGGGCCGGTCGTCGGCGTCGCCGAGCGCGAGGCGGGCGAGCCCCTCGATGGCGTCCTCCAGCGAGACGAACGGCTTGCGCTGCTTTCCTTTCCCGTAGACGGTGACCGGGTAGCCCGCGACGGCCTGGGCACAGAAGCGGTGCGCGACCGTCCCGAAGTAGTAGTCGAAGTCGAATCGGGTCTTCAGCCGGTCGTCTTCGCGCGTCTCGGCAGTCTCGGTCCCGTAGACGATGGCGGTCCGCACGTCCGAGACGGGGATGTCGAACTGGTCGTGGGCCAGCCGGAGGTTCTGAGCGTCGAATCCCTTGGTAGAGTGGTACCAACTCCCCGACATGTTTGGGAACGGCACGCCGTCGGCTTCGCCCTGGTTCTCCATCGTCGCCCCACCTTCGGGGATAGGGAACTCGGGTGCCCCGTAGACGCCGGTCGTCGTCGTCTCGACGAAGTGCGTGTCCGTGAGGTCGTGTTCTTTCAGGCCCCACAGGAGGTTCCGCGTGGCCTGCATGTTGTTGTGCTGGGTGTAGTTGGCCCGCTCGCCGTTGATCTGGGAGTACGGCGCGGAGGGCTGGGCGGCAGCGTGGACGACGACCTCGGGTTCGTGGACAGCCAGGAGTTCGTCGACGAAGCCCCTCTCGACGAGGTCACCCTCGACGAAGGAGAGATTCGAGCAGTCGTGTACCTCTCGGGCGGCGTCGAGGCGGCGGTCGGGGCTGGCGACCGGTGTGGCACTGGTCGCGCCCACGTCGCCGACCCAGCGGCGGCGCGCGAGGTTGTCCACCAGGACGACCCGGTCGTCGGTTCGTGTCGCGATCCGGAGCGCCGTCGGCCAGCCGAGGTAGCCGTCGGCGCCGGTGAGCAGAATCGACATCGTGAATCCACCGGAACCCACACCGGTCGCTCATTTGTTTATGAACGCGCTACCCGCCCGGTAGCCGCCGCTTACAGCGTCTTCCGGATCAGTGGAGACGAAAACCGTCACCACACACGTTCGACAGCGAAGCAGGCCGAGTTAGTTCACTCGACGGTCACGCTCTTCGCGAGGTTCCGTGGCTTGTCGATCGGCCGGTCGAGCAACGCAGCGGTGTGATACGACACCAGTTGGAGGTGGATGTTCGCCAGCACGGCCGCGGCCCGCGGATGGGTCTCGGGCAGTTCCAGCACCTCGTCGGCGTAGCGGGCGGCGTCGTTCTGGCCGTCGGTCACGGCGACGACGGGCGCATCCCGGGCTTCGACTTCCTTGATGTTGCCCACGGTCTTGCGAGCACGCTCGTCGTCGCCGGTGACGACAGCGAACACGGGCGTCTGCTCGGTCACCAGCGCGAGCGGCCCGTGTT from Haloarcula pelagica carries:
- a CDS encoding NAD-dependent epimerase/dehydratase family protein, whose protein sequence is MTTDVLVTGGCGYIGSALVPRLVADDRVGEVVVLDNLASGSPRALLGAVDDSLTVRHGDVREYGDVESATRGMDTVIHLAAITGAASTHDRCAETVAVNEDGTENVLTAAGKLGVETVVFASSCNVYGRATSTHVDETVTPDPINPYAETKRDAETLLAEYCEAFGMDGVALRLATNFGYAPGIRFNLVVNDFVFRALTGRPLTVYGDGDNWRPFIHVADAARAYKHAALHPGDWSEHVYNVGSTAENYRIAEIAEIVEEAVGAVEITYLEDEHPGPSYHVDFDRLDSTGFQPRWTLREGVRDLAGRFTDGPH
- a CDS encoding NAD-dependent epimerase/dehydratase family protein encodes the protein MSILLTGADGYLGWPTALRIATRTDDRVVLVDNLARRRWVGDVGATSATPVASPDRRLDAAREVHDCSNLSFVEGDLVERGFVDELLAVHEPEVVVHAAAQPSAPYSQINGERANYTQHNNMQATRNLLWGLKEHDLTDTHFVETTTTGVYGAPEFPIPEGGATMENQGEADGVPFPNMSGSWYHSTKGFDAQNLRLAHDQFDIPVSDVRTAIVYGTETAETREDDRLKTRFDFDYYFGTVAHRFCAQAVAGYPVTVYGKGKQRKPFVSLEDAIEGLARLALGDADDRPEGLTVYNQVTRAISIVEVAETIADVGGEFDLDVAVEHFENPRDEDETHKMEIENDRYADLIGGQDQTFEDGVRDIFETLTRYSDTIESYEDRFLPGVLADG
- a CDS encoding NAD-dependent epimerase/dehydratase family protein; translation: MARTETPRIAVTGAAGYIGSRVLVELQARHPDWEITAIDNFYEGRLGSVGDVGIDHVDIRDRRRLEDALSGAVVVLHLAAISGVDDCDADPDLAYEVNVQGTDNVAWFCRQTGAALVFPFSMAVVGDPEQFPITVDHPRDPVNWYGRTKLVSERSIDEFAAGAFPAHQYMISNVYGRHAVDGTTVSKPTVVNFFVDRARSGEPLTVYEPGSQSRNFLHVTDVARAYVRSAERLLAQRADGVTGVEKFELASDEDPSVEAVARLVQGAAVERLGVDVPVTLVENPRADDETLVESFTVDTSAARERLGWEAERTVTDAVEAAFE